The genomic segment CAAGACGGTAAAGGTGGGCGGCGCGAAGAACGCCCGGCGCATCAAGCGCAGCTTCGCCAGCGAGGCCGAGGCAAAACAGGCCGCCGCCGCCGAAGCCCGCAAGGCCGCGCGCGGCGAATATCAGTTCTCCTACCAGATGGCGCTGGGCGATCCCGGCCTGGAGCCTAACCTGCCCGTGACGCTGGAAGGCTGGGACAGCGAGATCGATGCCGTGAAGTGGCTGATCGGCGAGAGCCAGCACACGCTGGATAAGGGTGGCGGGCTGGCCAGTTCGATTAAGCTGGAGAGTGTGAGCTGAGACCGACCGCCCCTCGTGCTGAACTGCCACCTTGTTCTATGCTGGCCCACTGGGATTATGTTGCAACGGTCAGATTTGGTAGGCTCGAGGCGAGATCAGTTAGACAGAGTGAGAATGAGTTCATCAGCTTGTTGGCGCGCAACTCGATGCTTGAGGTCTCCACCCAAGGTTGAGAAACGGGATGACACTTTCTCTTCCTCAATCTTGAAGTGATCCGCTGCGAGCGCCTTCACATCATCTCCACTGAGGCCGTTTGAAGCCTTCCCTGCCGGGAAGGTTATGATCACGCTGGCCTTCTTCCTAGCAAGGGTGGCAAGCAGTTCATCAAAAGCTCGTTTGGAAGTGGTGAGCATAGAAAAGTCAGATGCTGGGCGCTCGCTCCGGTCAGGGTATCGTCCAGAGCCCGAAACTTCACCGACCTCACCACGAGCTACACTCTCTAGCACATGATAGAAGCGGCTGTAATGAACCCCAGAATACGGTGGATCGAGAAAAACCAAGTCGCCCGCTTGCGCTTCTTCAGCAAGTTCCAGTGCGTTGGTGCAGTGAGCCTTTCCCTTCGTGCTAGCTGAGCGAGGTGCAATATCATCAATGCGCGCACGAACTATAGCCGCCACATCTCGCGCCCAGGCCTCAATTAGGTACTTGCCTGCCGTGGCATTAGGTTTGAACGGCTGTGCGGTATGGCCGGGAGAGGCGGCACATCGGCTTGCTGTTTGAATCAGTGCGGCCAACGCCACATTGCGTAGGTCATCCTCAGTTGGCAGGCTCGCCCTCAATGCATCCAACCAAAGGGATTGGAGAGGAGAAAAGTAGTATCCGCCGTAGGCTTGGCTAAGAGGATACCTCTTATCAAAGACGATCTCATGGGCACCTGCCGCAGCTTCTTGAGCAGACAATTGCTTCAAGTTGCGCTGCAATTCCTTGATTATTTTCCAATCCTTGTGGGCCGAG from the Erythrobacter sp. SG61-1L genome contains:
- a CDS encoding DNA adenine methylase; this encodes MGSKRAMLGNGLGEALGRSLSEAKRVFDLFTGSGAVAWHVAERYKHEVLACDLQQYSVVLAASVIERTSPITDRDWVERWMRRARARVSAHKDWKIIKELQRNLKQLSAQEAAAGAHEIVFDKRYPLSQAYGGYYFSPLQSLWLDALRASLPTEDDLRNVALAALIQTASRCAASPGHTAQPFKPNATAGKYLIEAWARDVAAIVRARIDDIAPRSASTKGKAHCTNALELAEEAQAGDLVFLDPPYSGVHYSRFYHVLESVARGEVGEVSGSGRYPDRSERPASDFSMLTTSKRAFDELLATLARKKASVIITFPAGKASNGLSGDDVKALAADHFKIEEEKVSSRFSTLGGDLKHRVARQQADELILTLSN